Proteins encoded together in one Planctomyces sp. SH-PL14 window:
- the atpB gene encoding F0F1 ATP synthase subunit A: MADPILHIKDSYFFEVPRFLWRPVYHSKSDVPEFLVKAHPTSSPKEFTDAMAGKILIPQPFGTLKNLYEKESGFAISRFMIVETIAAILVFWMFKSLADRVKAGEPPRGRGWNALETSLVFIRDEVAHPAIGHGYEKFVPYLWTVFFFILTMNLFGMLPWVGAATGAFGVTLTLGIMTFLVGLVYGTKELGVAGFWLNLVPHMDLPAWLFPLKIGIFFIELLGTIIKHAVLGIRLLANMVAGHLVLLAILGMVVAAAKASTGVFLTTSVLSVFGAATLSVLELGVAFLQAYVFTFLSALFISAATHHH, encoded by the coding sequence AAGAGCGACGTCCCCGAGTTCCTCGTCAAGGCGCACCCCACGTCGTCGCCGAAGGAATTCACCGACGCGATGGCCGGGAAGATCCTGATCCCCCAGCCGTTCGGGACGCTGAAGAATCTCTACGAGAAGGAATCGGGCTTCGCGATCTCGCGGTTCATGATCGTCGAAACGATCGCCGCGATCCTCGTCTTCTGGATGTTCAAGAGCCTCGCCGACCGCGTGAAGGCGGGCGAGCCCCCGCGGGGCCGCGGCTGGAACGCTCTGGAAACCAGCCTCGTCTTCATCCGTGACGAAGTCGCCCACCCGGCGATCGGCCACGGTTACGAGAAGTTCGTCCCCTACCTGTGGACGGTCTTCTTCTTCATCCTGACGATGAACCTGTTCGGCATGCTCCCCTGGGTCGGAGCGGCGACGGGGGCCTTCGGGGTGACGCTGACGCTGGGGATCATGACCTTCCTGGTCGGCCTCGTGTACGGCACCAAGGAACTGGGCGTGGCGGGCTTCTGGCTGAATCTTGTTCCGCACATGGACCTGCCGGCCTGGCTCTTCCCGCTCAAGATCGGCATTTTCTTCATCGAACTCCTGGGGACGATCATCAAGCACGCGGTGCTGGGGATTCGACTCCTGGCGAATATGGTGGCGGGCCACCTCGTGCTCCTGGCGATCCTTGGCATGGTCGTCGCGGCCGCCAAGGCGAGCACCGGAGTCTTCCTGACGACCTCGGTCCTCAGCGTCTTCGGAGCGGCGACGCTCAGCGTCCTGGAACTCGGCGTCGCCTTCCTTCAGGCGTACGTATTCACCTTCCTGTCGGCCCTGTTCATTTCCGCCGCCACCCATCACCACTAA
- the atpE gene encoding ATP synthase F0 subunit C — protein sequence MSKFVRVLSVMIAVVLITAAPAMAQAPGAVNPPLITFSGAFGAGLVAIGASYGISKLAAAALESMARQPEVAGNIQIAMIIAAALIEGFTFFAIFVCMQQNPWAAN from the coding sequence GTGAGCAAGTTCGTTCGAGTTCTCTCTGTCATGATCGCGGTCGTCCTGATCACCGCCGCACCGGCCATGGCCCAGGCTCCTGGCGCCGTCAATCCGCCGCTGATCACGTTCTCCGGAGCCTTCGGCGCCGGCCTCGTCGCCATCGGCGCTTCCTACGGCATCAGCAAGCTGGCCGCCGCCGCTCTCGAGAGCATGGCCCGCCAGCCGGAAGTCGCCGGCAACATCCAGATCGCCATGATCATCGCGGCCGCCCTTATCGAAGGTTTCACCTTCTTCGCGATCTTCGTCTGCATGCAGCAGAACCCGTGGGCGGCTAACTGA